A genomic stretch from Vibrio coralliilyticus includes:
- a CDS encoding FAD-dependent oxidoreductase has protein sequence MSQNVYQFIDVQRVDPAKKPIKVRKIEFVEIYEPFTKQQATAQADRCLDCGNPYCEWKCPVHNYIPQWLKLANEGRILEAVELSHQTNSLPEVCGRVCPQDRLCEGSCTLNDDFGAVTIGNIEKYITDKAFEMGWKPDMSKVEWTDKKVAIIGAGPAGLAAADILVRNGVKPVVFDRYPEIGGLLTFGIPSFKLEKGVMENRRRVFTEMGVEFKMNVEVGKDVQMQELLDEYDAVFLGVGTYKYMRAGLENEGAPGVYDALPFLISNTYKVMGLEHDQPFIDMAKQRVVVLGGGDTAMDCVRTSIRQGASSVVCAYRRDEANMPGSRREVKNAKEEGVKFMFNLQPLGIEVDASGKVSGVKVVKTALGEPDDAGRRHPEPVEGSEHVLPADVVIMAFGFQPHKMDWLAPFDVELDQWGRIKAPAKQEFQFQTSNEKIFAGGDAVRGSDLVVTAIDEGRKAAEGILDYLEV, from the coding sequence ATGAGTCAGAACGTTTATCAATTTATCGATGTTCAACGCGTAGATCCTGCGAAGAAGCCTATCAAAGTTCGGAAGATCGAGTTCGTTGAAATCTATGAGCCATTTACCAAGCAACAAGCGACTGCACAAGCGGATCGCTGCTTAGATTGTGGTAACCCCTACTGTGAATGGAAGTGCCCTGTCCACAACTACATTCCACAATGGCTAAAGCTTGCCAATGAAGGCCGTATTCTTGAAGCTGTTGAGCTGTCCCACCAAACCAACAGCTTGCCTGAAGTTTGTGGTCGAGTTTGTCCACAAGATCGCCTGTGTGAGGGCTCTTGTACTCTCAATGATGACTTTGGCGCAGTCACCATAGGTAACATTGAAAAATACATTACCGACAAAGCTTTCGAAATGGGTTGGAAGCCAGATATGTCGAAGGTGGAATGGACCGATAAAAAGGTCGCCATCATTGGCGCAGGCCCAGCCGGCTTGGCCGCTGCCGATATCCTAGTGCGCAATGGCGTCAAACCTGTCGTATTTGATCGCTACCCTGAAATTGGAGGCCTTCTGACCTTCGGTATCCCTTCATTCAAGCTTGAAAAAGGCGTGATGGAAAACCGTCGTCGCGTCTTCACCGAGATGGGTGTGGAGTTCAAGATGAATGTCGAAGTAGGTAAAGATGTGCAAATGCAAGAGCTACTTGATGAGTACGATGCGGTCTTTTTGGGTGTTGGTACTTACAAGTACATGCGTGCAGGACTCGAAAATGAAGGTGCGCCGGGCGTTTACGATGCTCTGCCATTCCTGATTTCAAATACGTACAAGGTCATGGGCTTGGAGCACGACCAACCTTTTATCGACATGGCAAAACAACGCGTAGTGGTACTCGGTGGTGGTGATACCGCAATGGACTGTGTTCGTACCTCTATCCGCCAAGGCGCATCAAGCGTTGTATGTGCTTACCGTCGTGATGAAGCCAATATGCCAGGCTCTCGCCGCGAGGTGAAAAACGCCAAGGAAGAAGGCGTGAAGTTCATGTTCAACCTTCAGCCTTTAGGAATTGAAGTGGATGCGTCGGGCAAAGTCTCAGGGGTCAAAGTGGTAAAAACTGCCCTTGGTGAACCTGATGACGCAGGTCGCCGACATCCAGAACCCGTCGAAGGCAGTGAGCACGTTCTACCAGCAGACGTCGTGATCATGGCGTTTGGTTTCCAGCCGCACAAAATGGATTGGCTAGCACCATTTGATGTCGAGTTGGATCAATGGGGGCGTATCAAAGCTCCTGCGAAACAAGAGTTCCAATTCCAAACCAGCAACGAAAAGATCTTTGCGGGTGGCGATGCGGTACGAGGCTCAGATTTAGTCGTCACTGCGATTGATGAAGGTCGAAAAGCGGCGGAAGGCATTCTCGATTACCTTGAAGTTTAA
- a CDS encoding DUF1499 domain-containing protein: protein MKKSALLSITLLGLTACSQGVTTMTDRSQLPCGDKPNCVSTQDTREEYNLAPFTLTESANIDAIEQVALELPGAKTAVKEGNYLRIECTSKIMRFVDDLELKIEANQLIVRSESRVGYSDFGVNRKRAEQLREALQARNLIE, encoded by the coding sequence ATGAAAAAATCCGCTCTCCTTTCTATCACTTTGCTCGGCTTAACTGCTTGTAGCCAAGGAGTCACAACCATGACGGATCGTTCTCAATTACCTTGTGGTGACAAACCAAACTGCGTTTCTACCCAAGACACACGTGAAGAATACAACCTAGCACCATTCACCTTAACCGAATCCGCAAACATCGATGCCATTGAGCAAGTGGCACTTGAACTGCCAGGCGCGAAGACAGCGGTGAAAGAAGGCAATTATCTGCGAATCGAGTGCACATCCAAGATCATGCGCTTTGTGGACGATTTAGAGCTAAAAATAGAGGCTAATCAGTTGATTGTTCGTTCCGAGTCTCGCGTTGGCTATTCAGACTTTGGCGTGAACCGTAAACGTGCTGAACAACTGAGAGAAGCTCTTCAAGCCAGAAATCTTATAGAGTAA